The segment CCTAAACCACAGGCCCCAACTCCTCCACCCGATACCCGTCCGGATAACTCGGCGCCGTCCCCAGCTTCAAATAAGGCTCCGTCCGCGGCGCCTTCCACGCCTCCGCCGTCGCCCGCACCCGCAGCAGCCCCCCGACCAGCATCCGCACCGGAAGTGCCGGCGTCGGCGCCCCGACGGCCGTGCGCAGCGTCGGCGGCAGCAGGGTGTCGGCGACCGGGCCGGCCAGGCCCTTCAGACGGTCGGGCAGGCGGCCGGTGAACAGGCCGCGGGTCGCGGTCATCAGTGCCTCGGCGGCGGCGGTGTGGGCGAAGTGCTCGGCCTCGTAGGTGTCGAGGACCTTCTCGAATCCTGCGTAGTCACTCGGGATGTCGGTGACGTGCATCAGCTCGCCCAGCCGCCGGTAGAACTCCACTGTCGCGGTGCGTTCGTGGCAGCACAGCGGGCGCCAGCCGGTGCGGGCGATCCAGCGGGTCGGGACCACCACGAAGGTCGCCAGGACGTAGCGGTAGTCGTCGTCGGCGATGGTGAAGCGGCGGTGGATCTGGTTCAGGCGCTTGACCGCCGCCCGTCCGCGCTCGGCTTCCAGGCCGTTGGTGATCAGTTCGTACATGAGCAGGCCGGTGTCGTCGGCGCGCTTGCGGGTGCGCTCGGTCATCTCGCCGGTCGAGTGCAGGAGCTCGGCGATCGCCGGGATGCCGAACGTCGAGTAGAACGCCAGGTTCAGGCCGAGCATGGTCTCCCAGCCGAATTCGTACTGCGCGACCGTGCGGTAGATCTCTTCGTGGTCTGCGACCGGATCCAGGGTGCGGATGTGCTTCAGCCGGGCCAGCTCGCGGTTGCGCATGGGCTCGGATCGTAGCGGCCCGCGGCATCCTAGGCTGTGCGCCATGACCGAACTCCATACCGACCGACTGATCCTGCGCCGCTGGAAGGACTCCGACCTCGAGCCCTGGGCCGCGATGAACGCCGACCCCGAAGTCCGCGAGCACCTCGGCGAGGTGATGACCCGCGAGCAGAGCGACGGCTCGGTGGCCCGCTTCCTGGAGGAGTACGACGCGCGCGGCTACGGCTGGCTGGCCGTCGAGGTCCGCGAGACCGGCGCCTTCATCGGCTTCGCGGGCCTGGACGAGGTCGACGAGGAGATGCCCTTCACCGGCGTGGAGATCGGCTGGCGCCTGGCCCGCGAGGCGTGGGGCCGCGGCTACGCCACCGAGGCGGCGCGCGCGATCCTCGCCTTCGCCTTCGACACCCTCGCCCTGCCCGAGGTCCTGGCCCTGACGACGGCCACCAACACCCGCTCCCAGGCGGTGATGAAGCGCCTGGGCATGACCTACGACCCGGCCGACGACTTCGAGGATCCGACCGTCCCGGAGGGCCCGCTGCGCGCCGGCGTCGTGTACCGGATCAAGGCCGGCGGCACGACAGCCTAGCCATGGCACACAACAGCGAGCGCAACGGCGAGTACAGCGGCGAGTACATCGTGGTGCACCATCCGGGCTCGGTGTCCGATCTGCGGTTCTTCGCAGACCTCGGACACATCCTGTACGACGGCGCCTATACGGACCGCGGCACCCGGCCCGGCGGCTGGCACACGCTGCAGCGCGGAGGCCTCGCCGCCGACGAGTACTGGCTGACGCAGCTCGTGGCCGGGTCTCGGGCCCCGGTCATGCTCGTGTCCTTCTTCGCGGGCGAGATGTGCGCGATCCGGGGTCTGGAACCCGGTCCCCATGCCACCCCGTGGGCCGTACGGCTGCACGCGGCCTCGGTGCCGTCGCGCTACCCGACGCCGAAGCGCCGGGACCTGTACCCGGCGCCGCTGCCGCCGCTGTGGATGATCTCCGACGAGCTGCTCAGCGGCCCCGCGGCCGTCGAGGCCATCGCCGGCTGGTCGGCTGCCACAGACGGCGCGCCCGACCGCGCGGCCCTGGCCGCGCTGCTGGCCGAGGAACCCGAGCACTTCGCCGAGGACCTCCTCGACCGGCTCCTGGACACGCTCGGCCTCAGCGAGCAGGTCGAACTGTGGTACCCCCACCTGTTCCACGGCTGGGACGACCCGGTGAAACTGCAACGCTCGATCGCGGCCCTGCAACCGGGCCGGTTCCGCGCCCTGGACTGCCGAGAGCACCAGGACTGCTTCGCGCTGGTCCGGATGCACGCCGAGGGTGACTACACGATCGAGTTCCGTGAGCAGAAGTCCGAGACGCCCCAGCAGACCACCACGGCGTCGCTGGATGCGGTGGTCGAGGCCATGAACGCTTGGGTACACGGCGAGGTCGCGTGGCGCGCGGACTTCAGGTGGCAGGAGGTCGCCGAGGTTCCTTCCGCCGGCGAAGCAACCTGAACCAGGGCTTAGGCATCTCCTTTACATGCCTACCAACGACGCCGACAGCACGAAGCCGACAAGTCGGATATTGAAGGGCCCGACCGCCGGCTTCGTCGCAGAGGCGTCGAGGCAGTCGAGGTTGTCGGGGTCGTCGGGGCTGTCGCAGCCCCGCACCGCCGGCCAGGCCGCCCCGTGAAGAACCCCCTCGACTGGTCCCTCCTCAGCGGCCCCATCCCCGTCCTCCTCCTGCTGGCCACCGTCGCCGCCTTCGCCTTCCTCCTTGCCGACCGCACCCGCGCCTGGTGGGTCTGGCGCGCCCCGGCCGCCTTCGCCGTCGGCGCGGTGCTCACCGCCGTGCTCGGCGTCGTCGTCGACCGGTGGTGGCGGCCGTTCCCCGAAGGGCTGCCCACCGAGGTCCTTCTGTGGCTGGGAGTGGCGATCCTCGGCCTCGCCGTCGCGGCCCTGCGCGCGCTGTCCCTGTCCTGGCGCCGCCGGGGCCTGGCGCTCGCCTGTGCCGTGGTCATCGGCCTGACCGGGCTGAACCAGGTCAACCGCTACTTCCAGAACTACATGACCACGCGTGCGCTGCTCGGGCCGTGGCTCGACACCGGGACCGAGTTCGGGCGGGCCGCCCGGCCGGCCGCCGAGGTCGTCGCCGCCCCGCCCGGCCGCATGCTCGCCGACGTCTGGACGCCGCCGGCGCGCCTGCCGGCCACCGGCACCGTGTCCGAGGTCACCATCCCGGGCAAGGCCTCGCACTTCAACGCCCGCAAGGCCTGGATCTACCTCCCGCCCGCCTACCAGGCGACGCCGCGGCCGCAGCTGCCCGTGCTCGTCCTGCTCGCCGGGCAGCCGGGGTCACCCCGGGACTGGATCGACGCCGGCCGGGTGCACAAGATCCTCGACGCCTACGCCGCCGCACACCACGGCCTGGCGCCGGTCACCGTCATGCCGGACGCGACCGGCTCCACCATCGGCAACACGCTCTGCATGGACTCCAAGCTCGGCAACGCCGAGACCTACCTGACCACCGACCTCGAAGCCTGGGTCACCGCCAACCTCCAGGTCGCCCCGCCCGAGCGCGGCTGGACCGTCGGCGGCTTCTCCTTCGGCGGCACCTGTGCCGTCCAGCTGGCGCTGCGCGCCCCGCAGCTCTACCGCACCTTCCTGGACCTGTCCGGGCAGCGCGAACCGACCCTCGGCACCCACAAGGACACCGTGAAGAAGGCCTTCAACGGCGACGAGGGCGCCTTCGCCCGCGCCAACCCCGTCTCCATCCTCGCCAAGCAGCACTTCCCCGGACTCGCCGGCCGCCTCGTCGGCGGCACCACCGACAAGGAGTTCACGCCGCAGCTCACCATCGTCTACTGGGCCTGCCGCCACGCCGGCCTCGACGTCCGGATGAGCGAGGTCCCCGGCGGCCACAGCTGGCAGGTGTGGCGCGCCGGCTTCACCGAGCAGCTGCCCTGGATCGCCGAGCGCAACGGCCTGGCCCGCCAATGAGCGCCGAATACGCCCCGACCGACCGCCCCGGCCGTCCCGATCGCCCCGGCTTCCTCGGCGCCGTGCCGCAGCGCGTCGGCCGGATCGCCGGCCGCGCCCCGCTCACCACGGCGCTCGTCGCGCTGCTCGTCGTCGTCGCGCTCGTCGCGGGCAGCGCCGGCGGCGACGCCGACGACGCCCT is part of the Catenulispora sp. MAP5-51 genome and harbors:
- a CDS encoding oxygenase MpaB family protein → MRNRELARLKHIRTLDPVADHEEIYRTVAQYEFGWETMLGLNLAFYSTFGIPAIAELLHSTGEMTERTRKRADDTGLLMYELITNGLEAERGRAAVKRLNQIHRRFTIADDDYRYVLATFVVVPTRWIARTGWRPLCCHERTATVEFYRRLGELMHVTDIPSDYAGFEKVLDTYEAEHFAHTAAAEALMTATRGLFTGRLPDRLKGLAGPVADTLLPPTLRTAVGAPTPALPVRMLVGGLLRVRATAEAWKAPRTEPYLKLGTAPSYPDGYRVEELGPVV
- a CDS encoding GNAT family N-acetyltransferase — translated: MTELHTDRLILRRWKDSDLEPWAAMNADPEVREHLGEVMTREQSDGSVARFLEEYDARGYGWLAVEVRETGAFIGFAGLDEVDEEMPFTGVEIGWRLAREAWGRGYATEAARAILAFAFDTLALPEVLALTTATNTRSQAVMKRLGMTYDPADDFEDPTVPEGPLRAGVVYRIKAGGTTA
- a CDS encoding alpha/beta hydrolase; amino-acid sequence: MKNPLDWSLLSGPIPVLLLLATVAAFAFLLADRTRAWWVWRAPAAFAVGAVLTAVLGVVVDRWWRPFPEGLPTEVLLWLGVAILGLAVAALRALSLSWRRRGLALACAVVIGLTGLNQVNRYFQNYMTTRALLGPWLDTGTEFGRAARPAAEVVAAPPGRMLADVWTPPARLPATGTVSEVTIPGKASHFNARKAWIYLPPAYQATPRPQLPVLVLLAGQPGSPRDWIDAGRVHKILDAYAAAHHGLAPVTVMPDATGSTIGNTLCMDSKLGNAETYLTTDLEAWVTANLQVAPPERGWTVGGFSFGGTCAVQLALRAPQLYRTFLDLSGQREPTLGTHKDTVKKAFNGDEGAFARANPVSILAKQHFPGLAGRLVGGTTDKEFTPQLTIVYWACRHAGLDVRMSEVPGGHSWQVWRAGFTEQLPWIAERNGLARQ